A single Methanospirillum lacunae DNA region contains:
- a CDS encoding FecCD family ABC transporter permease, translating into MNYSNTALKQIYHSEKTKKWMIIISLLILLFLSCMYAMSAGSYHLPFERIFSILYQMIANPASLATTQSEKIVVIDFRLPRILLSIVTGISLAVAGCVMQALLKNPLVSPFTLGLSSAASFGAAMAIVFGSSLFPFIPVQYQNGSIIISAFLLGWFSILLIYAISRMKGSSSATLILSGVVIGYIFTAGVMILKYLTKDEKLREITLWLMGGMWGANWGAVCIVAPITLICFLYLESRAWDLNTLAAGDDVAKNLGVHVNRLRLVGLFVATLTSSACLAFTGIIGFIGLMCPHIGRMLIGNDNRYLIPCSALLGALILLISDTAARTVMDPIEIPVGVIMYVVGGIFFMILILRGQHRVIT; encoded by the coding sequence ATGAACTATAGTAATACTGCTTTGAAACAGATCTACCACTCAGAAAAAACAAAAAAGTGGATGATTATCATTTCACTTCTCATCCTTCTCTTCCTGTCATGTATGTATGCCATGAGTGCCGGTTCATATCATCTGCCCTTTGAGCGAATTTTTTCCATCCTGTATCAGATGATTGCCAATCCTGCATCTCTTGCTACAACACAGTCTGAAAAGATAGTTGTCATAGATTTCAGATTACCACGGATTCTGCTTTCAATCGTCACCGGAATCAGTCTTGCTGTGGCAGGTTGTGTGATGCAGGCACTTCTCAAAAATCCTCTTGTAAGTCCTTTTACTCTGGGACTCTCTTCAGCAGCTTCTTTTGGAGCTGCGATGGCTATTGTATTTGGATCTTCTCTCTTCCCTTTTATCCCAGTCCAGTACCAGAATGGTTCAATTATCATATCAGCGTTCCTGCTTGGATGGTTCTCAATACTTCTTATTTACGCCATATCGCGGATGAAAGGCTCCTCTAGTGCGACACTGATTTTGTCAGGAGTAGTCATTGGATATATCTTCACTGCAGGAGTGATGATCCTCAAGTATCTTACCAAAGATGAAAAACTTCGTGAGATCACCCTCTGGCTCATGGGAGGCATGTGGGGAGCTAACTGGGGAGCTGTGTGTATTGTTGCTCCCATTACCCTGATCTGTTTTCTATATCTTGAATCCCGGGCATGGGATCTCAATACACTTGCAGCAGGAGATGATGTTGCTAAAAACCTTGGAGTACACGTCAATCGTCTCAGGCTTGTGGGCCTCTTTGTTGCTACTCTTACATCATCTGCCTGTCTCGCATTTACCGGGATAATCGGGTTCATTGGATTAATGTGCCCACATATCGGCAGAATGCTAATCGGCAACGACAACCGGTATCTGATTCCTTGTTCTGCACTGCTCGGTGCTCTGATCCTTTTGATATCAGACACTGCAGCCAGAACTGTTATGGATCCGATAGAGATCCCGGTAGGGGTAATCATGTATGTCGTTGGAGGGATCTTTTTTATGATTCTCATTCTCCGGGGACAGCACCGGGTGATCACCTGA
- a CDS encoding class I SAM-dependent methyltransferase: MAISNASFYNILDTNSISWSEIWKETMINNIITRGNGDCASVWNSIDKAREFWIQTQRNKTRYDSILSAILPYQPSKVLDIGSGPGAITLPLARSGCHVTAIEPAYGMSALLAENAAEFGVTNIEIVRSRWEHVVPDEISGPYDTVIACYSLGMPDISEAILKMEKVCNGRIFLIWFAGVTPWEQTIRDLWPHYHDKKYSPGPKADVLYQILYEMGIFADATVFRESSVEENMSLDEIVRDYASRIGVLDRSDLSYMEKYFQGLEPGNNDSFKLKGDLISVIFSWKSRGSSHMLKKQ; encoded by the coding sequence ATGGCAATTAGTAACGCTTCATTTTATAATATTTTGGATACGAATTCAATCTCCTGGTCAGAGATTTGGAAAGAAACGATGATCAACAACATTATCACCCGGGGAAACGGTGATTGTGCCAGCGTTTGGAATTCAATAGACAAAGCCAGGGAGTTTTGGATACAAACCCAGAGGAATAAAACCAGATATGATTCTATACTCTCGGCTATCTTACCATATCAGCCCTCAAAAGTCCTTGATATCGGAAGTGGGCCCGGTGCGATTACTCTCCCTCTTGCCCGGTCGGGCTGTCATGTAACAGCTATTGAACCAGCCTATGGGATGAGTGCATTACTTGCTGAGAATGCAGCTGAATTTGGGGTGACAAATATTGAGATTGTTAGATCACGATGGGAACATGTAGTTCCTGATGAGATCTCCGGACCCTATGATACGGTAATTGCATGTTATTCGCTTGGCATGCCTGATATTTCAGAGGCAATCTTAAAGATGGAGAAGGTTTGTAATGGGAGAATTTTTTTGATCTGGTTTGCCGGTGTTACTCCCTGGGAGCAGACAATTCGTGACCTGTGGCCTCATTATCATGATAAAAAGTATTCACCCGGTCCAAAAGCTGACGTTCTTTATCAAATCCTTTATGAAATGGGTATCTTTGCAGATGCTACAGTTTTTCGCGAATCATCGGTTGAAGAGAATATGAGCTTAGATGAGATTGTCCGTGATTATGCTTCCCGGATAGGCGTTTTGGACCGATCAGATCTTTCGTATATGGAAAAGTACTTCCAAGGATTAGAGCCGGGCAATAATGATTCTTTCAAATTAAAAGGTGACCTTATATCGGTAATATTTTCATGGAAGAGCAGGGGTAGTTCTCATATGCTGAAAAAACAGTAA
- a CDS encoding ABC transporter substrate-binding protein produces the protein MMKRHVRLMTVKAGMILFLLLTMTTCCMAAEEKTLRIATLNEIKSPSFLGDYSTGLFNHISNPPLMQMDSSGKIIGLLADSFDVSSDNTKWTFNLKPNQYWSDGKPVTGEDVAFSINMYGKSIPSAGWIGETLKDTQVDGNKVTFTFNKPYTNLDREFTSYSIMPKHIWESIDNPVNFTSNGPYVGCGPFYVDKIDLNAGKLIFKKNPSWKGNAPYYDQVEISWFKNADAAAKALESGAMDTYWKYADAYPYSAVDSLKATGKFDILETPTSGMTFLGFNLKNEPLSDVNFRKAIAESINYPEFVQVSTLGHGSIPNSGFVPPAMDGYVDTQAMQYNPEDAKKILQEAGYKDSDGNGIIEGPDGKDTVLELLIRNSFSREAELLKEYLNAVGIGTDIKSVEDNTWFDLKDNYKYDITLTRTTPWGMLMHAGWATGYFDSRRTGQGVLHTVDDKKFLDLCDNILATTDKSKLKEYAKEVQNYYAENLPGIPLYWKNDVTPYNKDITGWYSSPLYGIMNEFTFTGVKPVA, from the coding sequence ATGATGAAGAGACACGTTCGTCTTATGACAGTGAAAGCAGGAATGATTTTATTCCTATTACTCACGATGACGACATGCTGCATGGCAGCGGAAGAGAAGACATTACGGATTGCTACATTAAATGAGATTAAATCACCCTCATTTCTGGGAGATTATTCAACCGGACTTTTTAACCATATCTCAAACCCCCCTCTTATGCAGATGGACAGTAGTGGAAAAATTATAGGTCTTCTTGCTGATTCATTTGATGTATCATCTGATAATACAAAATGGACTTTTAATTTGAAACCTAACCAGTATTGGAGTGACGGAAAACCAGTAACCGGAGAGGACGTAGCATTTTCGATAAATATGTATGGTAAGAGTATTCCTAGTGCCGGCTGGATCGGAGAAACACTAAAAGATACTCAGGTAGACGGAAACAAAGTCACGTTTACGTTCAACAAACCCTACACAAACCTGGATAGAGAGTTTACATCATACTCCATAATGCCAAAGCACATCTGGGAATCAATCGACAATCCTGTAAATTTTACTAGTAACGGCCCATATGTCGGATGCGGTCCATTTTACGTGGACAAAATTGACCTCAACGCAGGGAAACTCATTTTCAAAAAGAATCCCAGTTGGAAAGGAAATGCTCCATATTACGACCAGGTAGAGATCAGCTGGTTTAAGAATGCTGACGCTGCAGCAAAAGCCCTTGAATCAGGAGCAATGGATACCTACTGGAAATATGCAGATGCCTACCCATATTCGGCTGTTGACTCACTTAAGGCCACAGGGAAATTTGATATCCTTGAAACTCCGACCAGCGGAATGACATTCCTTGGATTTAACCTGAAAAATGAACCACTGAGTGATGTAAACTTCAGAAAAGCTATTGCTGAATCCATAAACTATCCTGAATTTGTCCAGGTGTCCACTCTTGGACATGGCAGCATTCCAAACAGCGGGTTTGTTCCTCCGGCAATGGATGGATATGTCGACACACAGGCCATGCAGTACAATCCAGAGGATGCAAAAAAGATTCTTCAGGAAGCAGGATACAAGGATTCAGATGGAAATGGTATCATAGAAGGCCCTGATGGAAAGGATACCGTCCTGGAACTTTTAATCAGGAATAGTTTCTCTCGTGAAGCAGAACTGCTCAAAGAATACCTTAATGCAGTAGGAATCGGTACAGACATAAAATCTGTTGAAGACAACACCTGGTTTGATCTTAAGGATAATTACAAGTATGATATCACGCTGACCCGGACAACTCCCTGGGGTATGCTTATGCATGCCGGATGGGCGACCGGGTATTTTGACAGCAGAAGAACCGGACAGGGCGTTCTCCATACTGTAGATGACAAGAAATTCCTTGATCTCTGTGATAACATCCTCGCCACCACAGATAAATCAAAATTAAAAGAGTACGCAAAGGAAGTTCAGAACTATTATGCAGAAAACCTGCCAGGCATCCCCTTGTACTGGAAAAATGACGTAACTCCGTATAACAAAGACATTACCGGATGGTATTCCAGCCCGCTATACGGAATAATGAATGAATTCACGTTTACCGGTGTTAAACCGGTTGCCTGA
- a CDS encoding ABC transporter permease produces the protein MSDHSALYILIVRKSIRYLLSLVLVVCIVFFIPRCMPGDPVRNLVGDDVWLSAETIEKIRSDMGLNLSLSEQFVRYIQNLGTFNLGFSYQLHAPVIDLLAARIPWTVLLIGTAAIAGAITGILIGAVVGWNQDTWWAKIITAISFLISSVPPYLLALLFLAVFSFQFKLFPFKGLYDTPDPLSIIYHLTLPITVLTLFYGSRNLVIMRGSVLSEKDLLYPQCARSFGIPSSGILWRQVTKNAIIPVITLIGLDFGFLFSGALFIEIVFSLQGMGSLIYDAILLRDIPVLTGSFLIISILVIIANFSVDILTAIIDPRVRIIGS, from the coding sequence ATGTCTGACCATTCTGCTTTGTATATTCTTATTGTACGAAAAAGCATACGATATCTTCTCTCCCTTGTCCTGGTTGTGTGTATTGTCTTTTTTATCCCAAGGTGTATGCCCGGAGACCCGGTCCGCAATCTTGTTGGCGATGACGTCTGGCTTTCTGCTGAAACAATTGAAAAAATCCGCAGCGATATGGGACTAAATCTTTCATTATCAGAGCAATTTGTCAGATATATTCAAAATCTCGGAACATTCAATCTTGGATTCTCGTACCAGTTGCATGCACCAGTCATAGATCTTCTCGCTGCCAGAATTCCATGGACAGTGCTCCTTATCGGAACTGCTGCCATCGCCGGAGCGATCACAGGTATTCTCATCGGTGCAGTTGTCGGATGGAACCAGGATACATGGTGGGCGAAGATTATCACTGCTATATCATTCTTAATCTCTTCAGTTCCGCCTTACCTGCTCGCATTATTATTTCTGGCAGTATTTTCCTTTCAATTTAAGTTATTTCCGTTCAAAGGACTCTATGATACTCCTGATCCTCTGAGTATTATATACCATCTTACTCTTCCCATCACGGTCCTGACCCTTTTTTATGGTTCCAGAAATCTCGTTATCATGCGGGGATCAGTATTGAGTGAGAAGGATCTTCTCTATCCGCAATGTGCACGTTCGTTTGGTATCCCCTCATCAGGAATACTCTGGAGACAGGTTACAAAGAATGCGATAATTCCGGTGATAACATTGATCGGTCTCGATTTTGGATTTCTCTTTTCCGGAGCATTGTTCATTGAGATCGTCTTCTCACTACAGGGGATGGGAAGTCTCATCTATGATGCAATTTTACTCAGGGACATTCCAGTATTAACAGGTTCATTTCTCATTATCTCAATTCTGGTAATTATTGCAAATTTTTCTGTAGACATTCTTACCGCAATCATAGATCCACGGGTCAGGATAATTGGATCATGA
- a CDS encoding ABC transporter permease codes for MKFSIYQGYEKYLQPGVIWAVIILGLFLLCAIFPAAISGNENSKRYKPFLYPTSDHILGTDDVGHDIFSVVVYSARVSLIIAFSAGFISVMIGLVIGLAAGYFSGIIDDLLMGLTDLVLIVPKIPVIILIAAITRPSILLLILVLGFLSWETTARMVRSRVMQVTGSGFILSSKTFGFSPGWIMTRDIVPVLYPVILPKLMIVVAGALISEASLSFLGLSDPTMNSWGKMIADAFSHGGFIRNMWWWYGPPAICIILMILACVRIGSIWETKQTERAFD; via the coding sequence ATGAAATTTTCAATTTATCAGGGATATGAAAAATATCTGCAGCCCGGTGTTATATGGGCTGTAATTATCCTCGGATTATTCCTACTCTGTGCAATTTTTCCTGCTGCTATTTCAGGAAATGAAAATTCCAAACGGTATAAACCATTTCTTTACCCAACATCAGATCATATCCTTGGAACTGATGATGTCGGACACGATATCTTCTCGGTTGTTGTTTATTCAGCCAGAGTCTCTCTGATAATCGCATTTTCAGCAGGATTTATTTCAGTGATGATAGGACTAGTCATCGGACTTGCTGCAGGCTATTTTTCAGGAATCATTGATGATCTGCTGATGGGTCTGACCGATCTCGTGCTCATCGTTCCAAAAATTCCGGTAATCATTCTTATCGCCGCAATAACAAGACCAAGCATTCTGCTCCTCATTCTTGTTCTCGGTTTTTTATCCTGGGAAACCACAGCACGAATGGTGAGATCCCGTGTCATGCAGGTGACCGGTTCAGGATTTATTCTTTCATCAAAAACGTTTGGGTTTTCTCCCGGATGGATCATGACACGGGATATTGTTCCTGTACTCTACCCGGTAATTCTCCCAAAATTAATGATTGTTGTTGCCGGGGCATTAATTTCTGAAGCATCCCTGTCATTTCTCGGATTATCAGATCCCACTATGAATAGCTGGGGAAAAATGATTGCTGATGCATTCTCTCATGGAGGATTTATCAGAAATATGTGGTGGTGGTATGGACCTCCGGCGATTTGCATTATTCTGATGATACTCGCATGTGTCAGAATCGGATCGATATGGGAGACAAAACAGACTGAGAGGGCCTTTGATTGA
- a CDS encoding ABC transporter ATP-binding protein — MKNKKILQVEKLSVWFRSGECEVCAVSDFSLTLAEGETVAIIGESGCGKSVAAHAIMRILPSSSRIDGNIFINDICITQLTEEEMERIRGDHIAILFQSPDRSLNPLYMIKRQVAEPLKIHNKPADKQTIETILRQAGCNHSDIISKYPCQCSGGMNQRALLAIVSGLNSGIVIMDEPTKGLDYDRVKDVQQSLEEIKSDMRGIILISHDISFVRSLSTRIMVMYAGEVIESGLTSDILTQPMHPYTRSLLMSLPEHGFVPIPGMAPALSEIPAGCRFSPRCTMSDEPCNHFHPDLVRYKEREVRCHRY, encoded by the coding sequence TTGAAGAACAAAAAAATTCTGCAGGTTGAGAAATTATCAGTCTGGTTCAGGTCCGGGGAATGTGAAGTCTGTGCAGTATCAGATTTTTCTTTAACTCTTGCAGAGGGAGAGACAGTTGCAATAATTGGTGAATCAGGATGTGGAAAGTCGGTTGCAGCACACGCAATTATGAGAATTCTTCCATCTTCTTCCAGGATAGACGGTAACATTTTCATCAATGATATTTGTATTACACAATTAACAGAAGAAGAGATGGAGAGGATTCGCGGAGATCATATTGCAATTCTCTTTCAGAGTCCTGACAGATCACTCAACCCCCTTTACATGATCAAAAGACAGGTTGCTGAACCTTTGAAAATTCATAACAAACCTGCAGACAAGCAAACGATTGAGACAATTCTGCGTCAGGCAGGGTGTAATCATTCTGATATTATCAGCAAGTATCCATGCCAGTGTTCAGGGGGAATGAATCAGCGGGCTCTTCTTGCGATTGTATCAGGTTTGAACTCCGGGATAGTTATTATGGATGAACCAACGAAAGGGCTTGATTATGACAGAGTAAAAGATGTTCAGCAGTCCCTTGAAGAAATTAAATCAGATATGAGAGGAATTATTCTTATCTCTCATGATATTTCTTTTGTCAGAAGCCTCTCAACAAGAATAATGGTGATGTATGCTGGAGAAGTGATTGAATCTGGCTTGACATCAGATATCCTTACTCAGCCCATGCACCCGTATACTCGATCCCTTCTCATGAGTCTTCCAGAACATGGGTTTGTTCCGATTCCCGGTATGGCACCGGCACTTTCAGAAATCCCAGCCGGATGCAGATTTTCTCCACGATGCACCATGAGTGATGAACCCTGTAATCATTTCCATCCTGACCTTGTCAGATACAAAGAGAGAGAGGTCAGATGCCACCGGTATTGA
- a CDS encoding ABC transporter ATP-binding protein: MPPVLIETNHVHKTYRQSLLGRSQAILSHCCIQIYEGESVGLMGPSGSGKTTLGKILAGIERPDKGDVSFRGNNIHSANQEIWSDYRRSVQMLFQDPQGTFHPFRTIGQSIECVADLLGYSSSDYNNCITSLCEKVGIHPEVLSRYPDQISGGQAQRLALARILLSRPRLIILDEPTSGLDISVQAQILHLLREFQNREKIAYLLISHDPAVVGFLSNRQYLIRNGIVSEISLNTPEVRNTTIN, translated from the coding sequence ATGCCACCGGTATTGATTGAGACAAATCATGTGCATAAAACATACCGTCAAAGCCTGCTTGGAAGATCGCAGGCTATTTTATCTCATTGTTGTATTCAGATCTATGAAGGAGAATCTGTTGGTCTGATGGGACCATCAGGTTCTGGAAAAACTACACTCGGTAAAATTCTTGCGGGAATCGAACGCCCGGATAAAGGAGATGTGAGTTTCCGGGGAAACAATATTCACTCAGCAAACCAGGAGATTTGGTCTGATTACCGGAGATCGGTTCAGATGCTCTTTCAGGATCCTCAAGGAACATTTCACCCATTCAGAACGATAGGTCAATCAATTGAATGTGTTGCCGATCTCCTTGGCTACTCTTCTTCTGATTACAACAACTGCATCACGTCACTCTGTGAAAAAGTTGGCATTCATCCTGAAGTTCTCTCCCGGTATCCTGATCAGATATCTGGAGGACAAGCACAACGACTGGCTCTCGCAAGAATTCTTCTTTCAAGGCCCAGGCTAATAATTCTTGATGAACCAACTTCAGGACTCGATATTTCGGTGCAGGCACAGATTCTTCATCTTCTCAGAGAGTTTCAGAATCGTGAAAAGATAGCATATCTCCTGATATCTCATGATCCGGCGGTTGTCGGGTTTTTATCAAACCGTCAGTATCTCATTCGAAATGGAATAGTATCTGAAATCTCTCTGAATACCCCTGAAGTAAGAAATACGACTATAAATTAG
- the wtpA gene encoding tungstate ABC transporter substrate-binding protein WtpA — protein sequence MGFTGRTPSVGYILIFIIILILMLVFASGCFEQKEKKYPVRVVAAGSLLLPLEEIEKRFEQKYPQCDILIEGHGSIQAIRQVTDLSRSFDVVLVADESLIPLLMYQTMPGTGKNWTDMDIPFGRTEMVLAFTNQSRYAGEINRQNWYEILKKPDVRIGVANPVLDAAGYRSIMVLALADRYYGSTNILDQVFTGHFTPEIPVERKENSTWVILPDVMKPSGQKVSIRDGSIFLLSLLKTGGVDYAFEYRCVAEGADLPYIRLNDELNLGNPEFSDFYKTAVVDLNFQRFSSVNLTRIGSPLVYAACIPANAAHPQEAAAFINELTGENSNITGMPDPL from the coding sequence ATGGGTTTCACGGGTAGAACTCCATCAGTAGGATACATCCTGATTTTTATCATCATTCTCATTTTGATGCTGGTCTTCGCATCTGGATGTTTCGAACAAAAAGAAAAGAAATATCCTGTCAGAGTAGTTGCTGCCGGAAGTCTTCTTCTTCCTTTGGAAGAGATAGAAAAAAGATTTGAACAAAAGTACCCGCAATGTGATATCCTGATAGAAGGTCATGGAAGTATTCAGGCCATCAGGCAGGTTACTGATCTGAGCCGATCATTTGACGTAGTTCTGGTTGCAGACGAGTCGCTTATACCACTTTTAATGTACCAGACAATGCCAGGAACAGGAAAAAACTGGACTGATATGGATATTCCGTTTGGCAGGACTGAGATGGTACTTGCATTCACAAATCAAAGCAGGTATGCAGGTGAGATAAACCGTCAAAACTGGTATGAAATTCTCAAAAAGCCAGATGTACGAATAGGTGTGGCAAATCCCGTTCTTGATGCAGCAGGTTATCGCTCCATTATGGTACTGGCTCTAGCTGATCGGTATTATGGCTCTACCAATATCCTTGATCAGGTATTTACAGGTCATTTTACTCCTGAAATTCCAGTTGAGAGAAAAGAGAATTCAACATGGGTGATCCTACCTGATGTAATGAAACCCTCTGGTCAGAAAGTGTCGATCAGAGATGGAAGTATCTTCCTTCTGTCATTGCTAAAAACAGGAGGAGTAGATTATGCATTTGAATACAGATGTGTCGCAGAAGGAGCAGATCTGCCATATATCAGACTTAATGATGAGTTAAATCTTGGAAATCCTGAATTCTCGGATTTTTACAAAACTGCCGTTGTTGATCTCAACTTTCAACGTTTCTCATCTGTTAATCTTACCAGAATTGGATCTCCTCTTGTGTACGCAGCATGTATCCCTGCTAATGCAGCTCATCCTCAGGAAGCAGCCGCTTTCATTAACGAACTGACCGGGGAGAATTCAAATATTACTGGAATGCCAGATCCCTTGTAA
- a CDS encoding molybdopterin-dependent oxidoreductase, translated as MKLITSLFMLLMIMVMVLFSGCMTQQGDGDTQFKGWNLTLSCDGKESHLSLADLKKMPVYTGNGYLVSTTGIKYGPFVGTGVPLSNIVQTMGKSNENSRVYLYGSDEYLWVLESGQVSGDGYITFDENLSEIHNQKITPVLMYEQDGKSLSQDDGGPVRFALLTDHAGVITEGSGWVKWVSRVELHQ; from the coding sequence ATGAAATTAATCACTTCATTATTCATGCTCCTGATGATTATGGTCATGGTACTCTTCTCAGGATGCATGACACAACAAGGTGATGGAGATACACAATTTAAAGGCTGGAATCTCACTCTTTCATGTGATGGAAAGGAAAGTCATCTTTCGCTTGCAGATCTTAAAAAAATGCCCGTTTATACTGGTAATGGCTATCTGGTATCCACAACCGGGATAAAATACGGTCCATTCGTTGGAACCGGCGTTCCTTTATCAAACATAGTACAAACAATGGGTAAATCAAATGAAAACAGTCGGGTGTACCTATATGGATCTGATGAATATCTTTGGGTGCTTGAGTCCGGCCAGGTATCAGGAGATGGATATATTACCTTTGATGAAAATCTGAGCGAAATTCATAATCAGAAGATCACCCCTGTATTGATGTATGAGCAGGATGGGAAATCTCTCAGTCAAGATGATGGCGGTCCTGTCCGGTTTGCTCTTCTGACTGACCATGCAGGAGTAATAACTGAAGGAAGTGGATGGGTTAAATGGGTTTCACGGGTAGAACTCCATCAGTAG